One window from the genome of Bubalus kerabau isolate K-KA32 ecotype Philippines breed swamp buffalo chromosome 17, PCC_UOA_SB_1v2, whole genome shotgun sequence encodes:
- the LOC129631004 gene encoding LOW QUALITY PROTEIN: transcription factor A, mitochondrial-like (The sequence of the model RefSeq protein was modified relative to this genomic sequence to represent the inferred CDS: substituted 1 base at 1 genomic stop codon) — translation MALLRGVWGVLNALGKSGADLCAGCGSXLRSPFSFAYVPKWFSSSLSGYPKKPMTSYVRFSKEQLPLFKAQNPDAKNSELIKKIAKLWRELPDSEKKIYEDAYKADWQVYKEEINRIQEQLTPSQMVSLEKEIMQKRLKKKALIKKRELTMLGKPKRPRSAYNIFIAERFQEARDGTSQVKLKAINENWKNLSNSQKQVYIQLAKDDKIRYYNEMKSWEEQMMEVGREDLICRSIKYPAKNDPEKF, via the coding sequence ATGGCGCTTCTCCGGGGCGTATGGGGCGTGCTGAATGCACTGGGAAAGTCAGGAGCGGATCTCTGCGCGGGCTGTGGCAGTTGACTGCGCTCTCCCTTTAGTTTTGCGTATGTTCCAAAATGGTTTTCATCCAGCTTGAGTGGTTATCCAAAGAAGCCTATGACTTCATACGTTCGATTTTCTAAAGAACAGCTTCCCCTATTTAAAGCTCAGAACCCAGATGCAAAAAATTCagaactaattaaaaaaattgcCAAGCTATGGAGGGAACTTCCTGATTCAGAGAAAAAGATATATGAAGATGCTTACAAGGCAGACTGGCAGGTATACAAGGAAGAGATAAACAGAATTCAAGAACAACTAACTCCAAGTCAAATGGTATCTTTGGAAAAAGAAATCATGCAGAAacgtttaaaaaagaaagcattaataaaaaagagagagttaACAATGCTTGGAAAACCGAAAAGACCTCGCTCAGCTTATAACATTTTTATAGCTGAACGTTTTCAGGAAGCTAGGGATGGCACATCACAGGTAAAGCTAAAAGCTAtaaatgaaaactggaaaaatctCTCTAATTCTCAAAAGCAAGTATATATTCAGCTTGCTAAAGATGATAAAATTCGTTATTATAACGAAATGAAATCTTGGGAGGAACAAATGATGGAAGTTGGACGAGAAGATCTTATATGTCGCTCAATTAAATACCCAGCAAAAAATGACCCTGAGAAGTTTTAA